In Miscanthus floridulus cultivar M001 chromosome 19, ASM1932011v1, whole genome shotgun sequence, the DNA window aatctGCTTGTGCTTGTGCGACATATAAGACTGATGAAGTACTAAAAGGTAAAAGTAAAGAAGAATACCTGGTTCGCTAATGTGTTGAAATGAATGATATTGCGCATCATCCAAACAGATTTGTAGAACGGGCAAAACTTGTCATATCTATTTTGAGAAGTGGAATCATGGTCAGAAAGGTTATATACATTTACAAGACAGGCAATTCATACAGATCAGCCTAATTAGAGTAGCACTCACGGTGTGAATGCATTCTGCGCCAAGTAATCTTCCCTAAGGAGCTTTGCAGTCTCCAGAGTAATCTTGTCACTTTCTGCCAGTGCATCTTTGCCAACAAGCTGTATGGTGGAACTATCAGTCCAAGTGAAGTCATAAACTACGCAATGCAAAGGACTCCAATCTTTCTATCGAACCTTTCAAGACTTGCATTAAACTAAACATGCAAATCAAATTGTCTTAAACAGATTCCATGTCTGTTCAAACAACAAATCCAGGGAGGAAAAAAAAAGGAACCAGGAAAACAGAAGAGCCTGTTTTTTTACTGTTCCTTCTGTGCAAATATAGCAAGATACACCACAAAATCAGTGACTGACTTCCATCAGATTCAGAAAAATCAGAGTTGGTACATATACATTTGCAAACCTATACCCAACATATCACCCTACACCAAATGCCCAACATATCACCCTCACACTGTGAGCAAATTAATTCTATAACAGGATATGCCAACAAACCCCAGAATGGGATCCATGGCAACTGATGCATAGAAGAAAAAGGATACCTGGACAATTTCATTTAGATCATCCTCTCTCTGTAATACTTCACGTGCTTTTGTCCTAATATCAATGAAGTCTGGATCAAACTTTTCGTAGAAGGATTCCAGAGCCTTAATAACAAAAGATAGTATGTCAGTATAACACAGATGTCCCAGGAGCCATGAAGAAACCTCATTACTGATGACATGTAGAACCATATATACAGCAAAGGCAATTAATAACTGCCTACTTATTTAGTTATTTGCCAAGTAGCAATGTCTTGTGCATGCACTTATAATGTTATATTCATAGTTCATGTGATACATACGCTGTGGAATAAAAATGGTAAAAAAAAAGCACAGTTTTCAATCTGTGGTTTGAGTTATCACTCAATACTAAAGGTACTAGTTCCAATCAGTTTGCAACACTAAACTACATTGTCGATATTTAAAACACTGATAATTCAAGTGAACCTAATCAATTGATGCAGTGACTTCAGATAACTCATAAAAACTATAGTTGATGGAACCATGTGATACAGGAAGCTCAATATATCTGGGAAAAGCGGTCATGGATCATGTTCCCAGTTTGCTTCTTTTCTTATTGGTTGTGCTTTCTCTTAGAGAATTCAAAGGACTGATTGGATTGACATCCTGGGCAAGTTAGGGAACAACCTTGGAGTATTTTGAATATGAAATGAGCCAATTCACAGATGGGAAATGCTTTCTTTGAGCCAGCTTCTTATCCAATCCCCAGAAGACCTGCACTCAAGAGCAGTTAGTGACATCAAAGTAATGAAGACGATGTCATTAGATTGAACCTAAAGAGGAATAGTTGAACAGTTTTTTTTTACCTGTACAATACTAAGGGTTGCAGAGGTAACAGGATCTGAGAAATCACCACCAGGAGGAGAGACAGCACCGACAATTGTGACACTGCCAGTCCGATCTGGACTGCCAAGGCATTTCACCTTCCCAGCACGTTCATAAAACGATGCCAACCGTGAAGCCAAATATGCAGGGTAACCACTATCTGCAGGCATTTCAGCCTGGAGTATATTGATCACTTTTAGTACAAGAAAATCACAATGCTATGCAGTAAAGCAGCAAGTAAAACAGCATCAACCACAACATGAATCAAGATGATGGAACAGAAATCAAATCCTCATGGTAAATCGTGTTGTCCATAAGCTTACTAAAGCATTAAGCCATTCAGACACAACTTCTCCATTACAGCTGAGCAGACCATGGGATAcagggaagaaaagaaaaatgataGCTGGAAGGAAGAAAAGCCATCATACCAAACGTCCTGAAATTTCACGCAATGCTTCAGCCCATCGGGAAGTAGAATCAGCCATCATACTGACATTATATCCCATATCACGGAAATACTCAGCTATCGTAATTCCTGGgtacaaaaaaaaatgcacatcaTCATTCTGTCAGATACAGAAAACATCAGTTGATTCCTTTTAGCATGTTAGCAGGAAATAGACACGCTCAACCACTTCAATAGCGTTAAATCACTAAAAGATCTAGGGCTCTGGGCAGTGGGCACCAAGTTCTGAACATAAACTGAACAACAAGAAGAATAGTTGGGGATATATCAAGTTATCAGCAGATGCTTATATCTGCATGTGCTAAGTTCTTTTACTTTTCCAAACATTGCGTTGTTCCCATCTGTGCTAGATGGTGCTAGAAATTTTTACTTACAAAAATAAACAGTGTGACATAGTCATAGATAGATAATAGGTCACAAGTCGGCGAGTTATAAGCTTACAACAGAACTCATGCCTACGTAAGTGGAAACAATCTGGTCAAGAAAAGCACTGTGATCTGGTCAAGAAATGCACTACAACCTGGTCAAGAAAACAATCTAGAGTCTGAACTCATGCCTATATAAGTGGCAAAAATCTCAACACATAAGTGTACCTGTATAAATGGATGCTTCACGAGCAGCGACAGGCATGTTGGAGGTGTTAGCCACAAGAGTTGTTCTTTTCATGACAGACTCTTCACGTCCATCAGGCAATGTCATTGTCAATTGTGGGAAGTCCATAAGGACCTCAGCCATCTCATTCCCTCTTTCCCCACAACCCACGTAAACCACAGCTTCTGAATTGGAATACTGTTTTATAAGGCAATTTGGGTCAGTAAAAGAGTAGGCTTAAGGCACTTTAAAAGCCAGCATGCAGAATTGGACAACACTGGCAGCTATGGGGAAAAAGTAAAATAGAAGTAAGACCTTTGAAAGTGCTTGACTAATGACAGTTTTTCCGCACCCAAATGCTCCAGGAATAGCACATGTTCCTCCAAGCACTGAGGGAAACAATGCATCGAGCACACGCTGAAACCAATTACAAAACATGTGAGAGATATCAAGACTCAATGGAGCTGGACAGGAAAGTTTTACTTTGTTGCTTCAATACCTGTCCTGTTAAGAGAGGTGTGTCAGCAGCAAGCTTTGACGAAACAGGCCTTGGTGAACGCACAGGCCATGTCTGCAGAGCACAAATATGATAATTACTCAGACGTTTAAAACTATGATAGTATATTAACTTATTAAGActtttaaaaaaaagagagataaTGCTTCACCTGGAGCATAGTAAATTGCTTTTTGATGCCCTGAAATTCCAATTCCAGTACTGTATCCTGCATTTATAGGAAACAACAACAGCGAAAAATTGATCATGGAAATTTAAGCAAAAATAAAGGAAAATGTAGCAGAAAAGGCATGATATATACTAACCTGCAAATTGTACTGACCAGCAGGGGCAATGTAGCTTATTTTCCCCATAGAACCAGGAGGAAGGGCAACATGGTGTTGCATCAGTGTATTCTCAAATACAGTCTGCAAAATAGTCGCCAGTATTAGATTGTGCATGTTAGGCATTGTGTCAATGGATGGAATAATCAGAAAACTTCAGCAAGATAGTAATAAATTAAAAAAGGAAAACTGATATCTCTGTACTCACAGCATATAGATCTCCACCTGTGATGGCATCTCCTACGCCTGAAAGAAATGAATAAATTATTGCTCTTTCTGTACAGGACAAAACTTGAAACGAGGTATTTAGACACCGTGCTTAGCTTTTATAGACTATTCACACACAAATTACCTAGCTTCTTTGGCTGAAATTCCCACAGCTGATCTTTGTCAAGGGCAGGAACTGATACACCACGTGGTATGTACACGTCCCCAGATTTAATTGCAATTGTTTTTAGAGGGCGCTGCAAAGGGATGATAGGAGGCCATATCATCAGAACAGATGTACCCGAGTTAACACTACTATGTGTTTGTCACATTTATGTACCTGAATTCCATCAAAGATGTTTCCAAGAATGCCAGGCCCCAATTCAACCGAGAGAGGCTGCATGAAAAATAGCCATGACACAATTAGAGGAAAAAACAAGAAACATACACAACTACATGCAGAAATCAACACAAACAATACCTTTCTTGTTCTCAACACTGGGTCATTAACCATCAGCCCAGCTGTTTCCTCATAAACTGCAAAATAGTTGTAGCAATTGGGTAATTCATTGAGTGAATTTCTTTAGTGCTTTTCAGACCATATAATGAAAATGAACAGGAGGATTGGGACTGTACTGTACAATACCTTGAATTGTAGCTGAGTCACCCTCAAGACGAATAATTTCCCCGATGAGGTTGTCATGGCCAACACGAACAAGTTCATACATGGCAGCACCACCCATGCCATCAGCCACAACCACAGGTCCAGAGACCTACAGAAGGAGACAGATACATCATAAGAGACCGTAGTACAGAGTAATGATCGAAATATCGTCTAATAGACTAACAAAATCTCAAATTTAATTGCTAGGTTGTGTAACCTACACGCTTGACCACAATTTCATAAATCATATCCAACACGATCATGCTAGTTTCCCGATATGAAGGCGAACTAAGAACACAGCTGCAGCAGCCAACTCTCAGTAGCATAACAGTAATCCACAAAAAGAGACGGCACATCTCTCCCGGTCCAAACTGGGAGCACCAGCAATAGAACGAATTCCCCGTATATTCAATTTGACCCAAATATCATCACTGGAATCCCAGCAAAGTTGCATGGCAAGTACCGGACAGAACATTCCCGCACCCAGATGCTCCAATGATCGGGACAACACTAAAATTGGCAGACAAGGCCGCTACGGTTCCGTGATCCAGAACCAACCTGGCAAGACATCACGCGAGCCGAGAGGTAGGGTCTAGTCTAATGATCTAGAGAGCAGGGACGGGAGAGGAGGACGCGGACCTTGCGGACGTAGCCGTACTCGCTCTCCTTCTCGCTGTCCTCGAAGGTGGTGACGCGCTCGTCGaacgccatggtcgccgccggctAGGGGTCGTCTCGTCGGCCGGCGTCGGATCGAGAGAGAAGGGTCGCGCTCGATCTAGGCTGGACTGGGGGGAAACGGAAACTGATGGATGGAGAAGGGGCCACGATTACAGAAACGgatttttcttcctttttcttttccgaGTAAAAATAATACTTATTGTTGCATTAT includes these proteins:
- the LOC136529670 gene encoding V-type proton ATPase catalytic subunit A-like encodes the protein MAFDERVTTFEDSEKESEYGYVRKVSGPVVVADGMGGAAMYELVRVGHDNLIGEIIRLEGDSATIQVYEETAGLMVNDPVLRTRKPLSVELGPGILGNIFDGIQRPLKTIAIKSGDVYIPRGVSVPALDKDQLWEFQPKKLGVGDAITGGDLYATVFENTLMQHHVALPPGSMGKISYIAPAGQYNLQDTVLELEFQGIKKQFTMLQTWPVRSPRPVSSKLAADTPLLTGQRVLDALFPSVLGGTCAIPGAFGCGKTVISQALSKYSNSEAVVYVGCGERGNEMAEVLMDFPQLTMTLPDGREESVMKRTTLVANTSNMPVAAREASIYTGITIAEYFRDMGYNVSMMADSTSRWAEALREISGRLAEMPADSGYPAYLASRLASFYERAGKVKCLGSPDRTGSVTIVGAVSPPGGDFSDPVTSATLSIVQVFWGLDKKLAQRKHFPSVNWLISYSKYSKALESFYEKFDPDFIDIRTKAREVLQREDDLNEIVQLVGKDALAESDKITLETAKLLREDYLAQNAFTPYDKFCPFYKSVWMMRNIIHFNTLANQAVERAASADGQKITYSVIKHRLGDLFYRLVSQKFEDPAEGEEALVGKFKKLYDDLTAGFRNLEDEAR